One window of Trinickia caryophylli genomic DNA carries:
- a CDS encoding glutathione S-transferase family protein, which translates to MSTARVQPQRPIRLYTTPLSGHGHRVRLFLELLALPYETTLVNMAAGENRRPGFLAKNPFGQVPVIEDGDLVLFDSNAILVYLAKTYGDASWLPIDPRGAAEVQRWLSLAAGPIAYGPCAARLVTVFGATLDWDGAKSVAIKLFDVIEQEFASKTFAAGEHPTIADIAAYAYIAHAPEGGISLDPYPNMRAWLRRIEALPRFVAMPVTRAGLLALAPQNS; encoded by the coding sequence ATGTCCACCGCACGAGTGCAACCGCAGCGTCCTATTCGTTTGTACACCACGCCGCTTTCCGGCCACGGGCACAGAGTGCGCCTCTTTCTCGAACTCCTCGCCTTGCCCTATGAGACGACGCTCGTAAACATGGCGGCGGGCGAAAATCGCCGGCCCGGATTTCTCGCCAAAAATCCGTTCGGGCAGGTGCCGGTGATCGAAGACGGCGATCTCGTCCTCTTCGATTCGAATGCGATCCTGGTCTACTTGGCAAAAACGTATGGCGACGCCTCGTGGCTGCCCATAGACCCACGCGGCGCCGCCGAGGTGCAGCGGTGGCTGTCGCTTGCAGCGGGCCCGATCGCCTATGGTCCGTGCGCGGCCCGTCTCGTGACCGTGTTCGGCGCAACACTCGACTGGGATGGGGCGAAATCTGTCGCGATCAAGCTTTTCGACGTCATCGAGCAGGAATTCGCGTCGAAGACGTTCGCTGCCGGGGAGCATCCGACGATCGCCGATATCGCCGCGTATGCCTATATCGCCCATGCGCCTGAAGGCGGCATATCGCTCGACCCTTATCCGAACATGCGCGCGTGGCTGCGCCGTATCGAAGCGCTGCCGCGCTTCGTCGCGATGCCAGTTACACGGGCGGGCCTTCTTGCCCTGGCGCCGCAAAATTCGTAA
- a CDS encoding LysR family transcriptional regulator, whose product MADLRNINLNRLVVFVAVVDARSLTAAAAPLGMAKTMVSAHIQRLEAELGVSLLTRTTRRLNVTEAGRRFYEAARDILRATEAAIDGIASDNAALRGTLRVSAPVDYGSLVVAPALVALRRQHPQLRVELLCDDRYVDLIADNIDVAIRLGRLADSTHRSIRVGRYVCWPVATPEFVAEHGTVRKPEDLARLPFVAAAALPHPTWFDLVNAQGTKKRIRCHSAITANTAPACRAAALAGGGFAVLTDFSIGADVNAGRLLRLLPAWETPMAEIRAVFPPSDRIPAKALALGHMLKQIPGAVI is encoded by the coding sequence ATGGCCGACCTTCGCAATATCAACCTGAACCGGCTCGTCGTTTTCGTGGCCGTGGTGGACGCCCGGTCGCTGACGGCGGCTGCCGCCCCCCTCGGCATGGCGAAGACGATGGTTAGCGCACACATTCAGCGGCTCGAAGCCGAGCTCGGCGTTAGCCTGCTCACGCGCACGACGCGGCGACTCAACGTGACCGAGGCGGGAAGGCGCTTTTACGAGGCGGCCCGCGATATTCTCCGGGCGACAGAGGCGGCCATAGACGGCATCGCGAGCGACAATGCCGCGTTGCGCGGCACGCTGCGCGTCAGTGCGCCGGTCGATTACGGCTCGCTCGTCGTCGCGCCGGCGCTCGTTGCGCTGCGGCGCCAGCATCCGCAACTGCGTGTGGAATTGCTGTGCGACGATCGCTACGTCGATCTGATCGCCGACAACATCGACGTGGCCATTCGGCTGGGCAGATTGGCGGATTCGACCCACCGATCGATCCGCGTTGGCCGATACGTTTGCTGGCCCGTTGCGACGCCCGAGTTCGTCGCCGAACACGGTACCGTGCGAAAACCCGAGGACCTGGCAAGGCTGCCTTTCGTCGCTGCCGCGGCATTACCGCATCCGACATGGTTCGACCTCGTCAATGCGCAGGGCACGAAAAAGCGCATCCGCTGCCACAGCGCGATCACCGCGAACACGGCACCAGCCTGCCGCGCAGCGGCGCTGGCCGGCGGCGGTTTCGCGGTGCTGACGGACTTCTCGATTGGTGCCGACGTCAACGCGGGGCGTCTGCTCCGATTGCTGCCGGCCTGGGAAACGCCGATGGCGGAAATCCGTGCCGTCTTTCCGCCATCGGATCGCATCCCGGCGAAAGCGCTCGCGCTCGGGCACATGCTGAAACAAATCCCGGGTGCGGTGATCTGA
- a CDS encoding GFA family protein, giving the protein MRFEITAPPLLTMACHCTGCQKMSASAFSLSMAIPENGFRVTAGEPVTGGIHGEQIHHRHCDWCKSWVFTELEPSMGFVNVRPSMLDDSSWFVPYMETYTSEALPWAKTGAAHSFAKFPSMDDYGPLVGSFAGHGARPGR; this is encoded by the coding sequence CTGCGCTTCGAAATCACGGCACCGCCCTTGCTGACGATGGCCTGCCACTGTACGGGCTGCCAAAAAATGAGTGCGAGCGCGTTTTCGCTTTCCATGGCGATTCCGGAGAACGGCTTTCGCGTGACGGCGGGCGAGCCGGTCACCGGCGGCATTCACGGAGAGCAGATTCATCACCGTCACTGCGATTGGTGCAAGAGCTGGGTGTTCACCGAGCTCGAACCGAGCATGGGGTTCGTCAACGTGCGACCTTCGATGCTCGACGATTCTTCCTGGTTCGTCCCCTACATGGAGACCTATACGAGCGAAGCGCTGCCGTGGGCCAAGACCGGCGCGGCGCACAGTTTCGCGAAGTTCCCGTCGATGGACGACTACGGTCCGCTCGTCGGGTCCTTCGCGGGCCATGGCGCCCGCCCGGGGCGCTAG
- a CDS encoding NAD-dependent succinate-semialdehyde dehydrogenase, whose translation MIKVFNPADGSVVGEAPEMTLAEVKAAVDRTCEAFATWSRKLARERSALLRRWFELIRDDKRIFAEIMVKENGKCLSEAMGEIEYGLGFIEWYAEEAKRVYGDTIPSHAANAQVLVFKEPAGPTAAITPWNFPFMMITRKIATALAAGCTMIIKPSEETPLTAYKLLEYARKAGIPEGVFEMVTGTPNEIGEIFTSDSRIRKLSFTGSTAVGKRLASAAGRDLKKMTLELGGNAPFIVFDDADFDDAVTAVVGAKLRNSGQVCISPNRIYVQAGIHDRFVAALAEKVASIRVDDGMQDEFVVGPMINRAGFDKVVELVEAARNSGAKVILGGKPHRKGGLFYEPTILAELHDGMRLAQTEIFGPVFPVYRFETEEEVTACANRTEYGLVAYAYTRDVGRAFRLSRNIEAGMVILNSGSVGTASVPFGGVKHSGYGREGGYYGIEEYVEVKYVLMSGLDK comes from the coding sequence ATGATCAAGGTATTCAATCCCGCGGATGGATCGGTTGTCGGTGAAGCGCCGGAAATGACCTTGGCCGAAGTGAAGGCCGCGGTCGACCGTACCTGCGAAGCATTCGCTACCTGGTCGCGCAAGCTGGCCCGCGAGCGGAGCGCGTTGCTGCGCCGCTGGTTCGAACTGATTCGGGACGACAAGCGCATTTTTGCCGAAATCATGGTGAAGGAGAACGGCAAATGCCTCTCCGAAGCCATGGGCGAGATCGAGTACGGGCTCGGTTTCATCGAATGGTATGCGGAGGAAGCGAAGCGGGTATACGGCGATACCATTCCCTCGCATGCCGCCAACGCGCAGGTGCTCGTTTTCAAGGAACCCGCGGGGCCGACCGCGGCGATCACGCCTTGGAATTTTCCCTTCATGATGATCACGCGCAAGATTGCGACGGCATTGGCTGCCGGCTGCACGATGATCATCAAGCCTTCGGAAGAAACCCCGCTGACGGCCTACAAACTACTCGAATACGCGCGCAAGGCCGGCATTCCGGAGGGCGTATTCGAGATGGTGACCGGCACGCCGAATGAAATCGGAGAGATATTCACCAGCGATTCGCGCATCCGCAAACTCTCGTTTACCGGATCGACCGCTGTCGGCAAGCGGCTCGCCTCGGCCGCCGGCCGCGATCTCAAGAAGATGACGCTCGAACTTGGCGGCAATGCGCCGTTCATCGTATTCGACGACGCCGATTTCGACGATGCCGTCACGGCAGTTGTCGGCGCCAAGTTGCGAAATTCGGGGCAAGTCTGCATCTCTCCGAACCGCATCTACGTGCAGGCGGGCATTCACGATCGATTCGTCGCCGCCCTGGCGGAAAAGGTTGCGTCGATTCGCGTGGACGACGGCATGCAAGACGAGTTCGTGGTCGGGCCGATGATCAACCGGGCCGGTTTCGACAAGGTCGTCGAATTGGTCGAGGCGGCCAGGAACAGCGGAGCGAAGGTGATACTGGGCGGCAAACCGCATCGCAAGGGCGGGCTCTTTTATGAGCCGACCATCCTCGCCGAGCTGCACGACGGAATGCGATTGGCGCAGACGGAAATTTTCGGTCCGGTGTTTCCGGTCTATCGCTTCGAGACCGAAGAGGAGGTAACAGCCTGCGCCAACCGTACCGAATACGGCCTCGTGGCTTATGCCTATACGCGCGACGTCGGCCGCGCGTTTCGCCTGTCCAGAAATATCGAAGCCGGTATGGTGATCTTGAACTCAGGGTCGGTCGGTACGGCGTCCGTGCCGTTCGGGGGCGTCAAGCATTCCGGATACGGCCGCGAAGGCGGCTACTACGGTATCGAGGAATACGTCGAGGTCAAGTACGTATTGATGAGCGGGCTCGACAAGTAG
- a CDS encoding AraC family transcriptional regulator: MKPRPNHGSDSNPRHLRTRMVALLEKLAPTEGYNLTALPDVRFLRSNRPLRSTPVLYDPGIVIVCQGRKRGFFGDEVYVYDEQHYLAVSVPVPFTMETDATEHAPLLAIYMHLDFKLAADLMLQIDQSGSAEPPAEPKGMMSTPMDGRLGESVLRLLEAMARPLEAEVLGPALVREIYFRILTGDQGPSMRAALGMQGHFGKVARALRRIHASFNVDLDVAQLAREARMSVPTFHAHFKAVTNTSPMQYLKSTRLHQARLLMVRNGMTAAAASAEVGYDSPSQFSREFKRLFGRSPMAEVKRMRDDFAVPPAHACAVYVSSH, from the coding sequence ATGAAACCCCGTCCCAATCATGGCAGTGACAGCAACCCTCGGCATCTGCGCACCCGCATGGTCGCGCTGCTCGAAAAGCTCGCACCCACCGAGGGGTACAACCTGACGGCCCTGCCCGATGTCAGGTTTTTGCGCTCGAATCGGCCACTGAGGTCCACACCGGTCCTATACGATCCCGGGATCGTGATCGTCTGCCAGGGGCGCAAGCGCGGCTTCTTCGGCGACGAGGTTTACGTGTATGACGAGCAGCACTACCTGGCGGTATCCGTGCCGGTACCGTTCACGATGGAGACGGACGCCACGGAGCACGCGCCGCTGCTGGCCATTTACATGCACCTGGATTTCAAGCTGGCTGCCGACCTGATGCTGCAGATCGACCAGAGCGGGAGCGCCGAGCCGCCTGCCGAACCCAAGGGCATGATGTCCACACCGATGGACGGCCGGCTCGGCGAATCCGTGCTGCGCCTTCTCGAGGCAATGGCACGGCCGCTGGAAGCGGAAGTACTCGGCCCGGCGTTGGTACGCGAGATCTATTTCCGCATCCTCACCGGCGACCAAGGGCCATCGATGCGAGCCGCGCTCGGCATGCAGGGCCACTTCGGCAAAGTGGCAAGAGCGCTTCGCCGCATCCACGCCTCGTTCAACGTCGATCTCGACGTCGCGCAGCTGGCGCGCGAGGCACGCATGAGCGTGCCGACTTTTCATGCGCATTTCAAGGCCGTGACGAACACCTCGCCGATGCAATACCTGAAATCCACGCGTTTGCATCAGGCGCGGCTGCTCATGGTGCGAAACGGTATGACGGCAGCGGCGGCCAGCGCCGAGGTGGGCTACGACAGCCCCTCGCAATTCAGCCGAGAATTCAAACGGCTCTTCGGCCGGAGCCCCATGGCGGAGGTGAAACGCATGAGAGACGACTTTGCCGTTCCGCCCGCCCACGCTTGCGCCGTGTACGTCTCGTCGCATTGA
- a CDS encoding pyridoxamine 5'-phosphate oxidase family protein yields the protein MITSVEQLEAIYGKPNERSIWKEIGFLNEDYQAFVRASPLVVLSSVGEEGTDCSPKGDVAGFVKILDERTLAVPDRPGNNRIDNLRNILADPRVSLLFFIPGVDETLRVNGRAEISVAPELLAAFEANGKLPRTVIVIKVEAAYFHCSKALVRSRLWDVEKHIERSSLPSAGAMLKRLSQGTFDATTYDRELPERVKASLY from the coding sequence ATGATCACCAGCGTCGAGCAATTGGAAGCGATCTACGGCAAACCCAACGAGCGATCCATCTGGAAGGAGATCGGTTTTCTGAACGAGGACTATCAGGCCTTCGTCAGGGCTTCGCCGCTGGTCGTGTTGTCATCGGTGGGAGAGGAGGGCACCGATTGTTCGCCGAAGGGCGACGTCGCGGGCTTCGTCAAAATTCTCGACGAGCGCACGCTTGCCGTTCCCGATCGGCCCGGCAACAACAGGATCGACAACTTGCGCAACATCCTTGCCGATCCGCGTGTGTCGCTGCTGTTTTTCATTCCGGGCGTGGACGAAACGTTGCGCGTCAATGGGCGCGCCGAGATCTCGGTTGCCCCGGAGCTGCTGGCGGCATTCGAGGCGAACGGCAAACTGCCGCGCACTGTAATCGTCATCAAGGTCGAAGCGGCATATTTCCACTGTTCGAAAGCGCTCGTCCGCTCGCGCCTTTGGGACGTGGAAAAGCACATCGAACGCAGCAGCCTGCCGAGCGCGGGGGCGATGCTCAAGCGCCTCAGTCAGGGGACGTTCGATGCAACGACGTACGACCGCGAGTTGCCGGAGCGCGTCAAGGCAAGCTTGTATTGA
- a CDS encoding alpha-amylase family protein has product MLNDLWYKNAIVYCLSVGTFLDANGDGVGDFQGLIRRLDYLQGLGVTTIWLMPFQPSPGRDNGYDVSDYYNVEPKYGTLGDFAEFTHACRERGMRVIIDLVVNHTSDQHLWFKSARSDPSSPYRDWYVWSDTKPPHAKDGVVFPGVQKSTWSFDKQARRWYFHRFYSFQPDLDTANPHVHAELLKIMGFWIQLGVSGFRMDAVPFVIATKGPKIRRHIEQYGMLRAFREFLQWREGDAIILAEANVLPDTDFEYFGDAGERLPMMFNFQLNQNTFYTLATGDTKPLKKALLATRPRPATAQWGVFLRNHDELDLGRLSPEARDAVFAAFAPDPDMQLYGRGIRRRLAPMLSGDRRRLELAYSLMLTLPGTPVFRYGDEIGMGDDLRRPERESTRTPMQWSGEPQGGFTKHPRPPVSTISGGAYGFERVNVANQRRDPNSFLNWTERMIRMRRETPEISWGDFEVLRTPRNDVLALRYDWRNNSVLCMHNFGPEACTVRFRSGYEGPGGDRLVNLLSEDHSQAGDDGRHTVVLEPYGYRWYRVGGLDYLLRRADV; this is encoded by the coding sequence ATGCTCAACGACCTTTGGTACAAGAACGCCATCGTCTACTGTCTGTCGGTAGGTACGTTCCTGGATGCGAACGGCGATGGCGTGGGGGATTTCCAGGGCCTCATACGCCGGCTCGACTACCTGCAGGGGCTCGGCGTGACCACGATCTGGCTGATGCCCTTCCAGCCCTCGCCGGGGCGCGATAACGGCTACGATGTTTCGGACTACTACAACGTCGAGCCGAAATACGGCACGCTCGGCGACTTCGCCGAATTCACGCACGCGTGCCGCGAGCGAGGCATGCGCGTGATCATCGATCTGGTAGTGAATCACACATCGGACCAGCACCTGTGGTTCAAGTCTGCGCGCAGCGACCCCAGCTCCCCATATCGCGACTGGTACGTCTGGTCCGACACCAAGCCACCCCATGCGAAAGACGGCGTGGTGTTTCCCGGCGTGCAGAAATCCACCTGGAGTTTCGACAAGCAAGCCAGGCGTTGGTATTTCCATCGCTTTTACAGCTTTCAACCGGACCTCGATACGGCCAACCCGCACGTTCATGCCGAATTGCTGAAGATCATGGGCTTCTGGATTCAGCTTGGCGTATCGGGATTTCGCATGGACGCCGTGCCGTTCGTGATCGCCACCAAGGGCCCCAAGATACGGCGGCATATCGAACAATACGGCATGCTGCGCGCGTTTCGCGAGTTTCTGCAGTGGCGCGAGGGCGACGCGATCATCCTCGCGGAAGCCAATGTGCTGCCCGATACGGATTTCGAATACTTCGGCGACGCGGGCGAACGCCTACCGATGATGTTCAATTTCCAGTTGAACCAGAACACGTTTTACACGCTGGCAACGGGCGACACGAAACCACTGAAGAAGGCCCTTTTGGCTACCAGGCCGCGCCCGGCAACCGCGCAATGGGGTGTATTCCTGCGCAATCACGACGAACTCGATCTGGGCCGACTGAGCCCGGAAGCCCGCGACGCCGTGTTCGCCGCATTCGCCCCCGATCCGGACATGCAACTCTACGGGCGCGGGATCCGCCGCAGACTCGCGCCGATGCTCTCTGGCGACCGGCGCCGGCTCGAACTCGCCTACAGCCTGATGCTGACTTTGCCTGGCACGCCGGTCTTTCGTTACGGCGATGAAATCGGCATGGGCGACGACTTGCGGCGGCCCGAGCGCGAAAGCACGCGCACGCCCATGCAATGGTCAGGGGAGCCGCAAGGCGGCTTCACGAAACATCCCAGGCCGCCCGTCTCCACGATTTCCGGCGGGGCTTATGGTTTCGAGCGCGTCAACGTGGCGAACCAGCGGCGCGACCCGAATTCGTTTTTGAACTGGACCGAGCGGATGATCCGCATGCGTCGCGAGACCCCGGAAATCAGTTGGGGCGATTTCGAGGTGTTGCGCACGCCGCGAAACGATGTCCTTGCCCTGCGCTACGACTGGCGCAACAACTCGGTGTTGTGCATGCATAATTTCGGCCCCGAGGCGTGCACCGTGAGGTTCCGCTCGGGCTACGAGGGACCGGGCGGCGACCGGCTCGTCAACCTTCTCTCCGAGGACCACAGCCAGGCTGGCGATGACGGCCGGCATACGGTGGTGCTCGAACCGTATGGATACCGGTGGTACCGCGTCGGCGGCCTCGATTATCTGCTCAGGCGCGCTGACGTGTAG
- a CDS encoding alpha/beta fold hydrolase, with protein MNRNVMKEPVDAVFTPFDSERFWKQFRHGTASVNGVRLHYVEGGHGAPVLLIPGWPQSWYAWRKVMPLLADAGRRVIALDPRGMGDSDKPASGYDLQTVAADIHGLVETLGLLTDGPVDVAGHDVGTWIAYAYAAGWPQEVKRLAVFDAALPGISPPPPVGVASEEMNMKTWHFPFNRLPDLPEILLQGREREFLTWLFRAKAVRSWAIDAGDLDEYVRVNAAPGAVRAAMSYYRHQFGEQGLEQNRQRARQKLGAPVLAYGAESGVGTALLDTMRLVADDVEGGIFDECGHYMPEEAPDAVSRVLLRFFGADAPSPRTRLS; from the coding sequence ATGAATCGCAATGTGATGAAAGAGCCCGTTGATGCTGTATTTACGCCGTTCGATTCCGAACGCTTCTGGAAGCAATTCCGTCACGGCACCGCGTCGGTAAATGGCGTCCGTCTGCACTACGTGGAAGGCGGTCACGGCGCGCCCGTCCTGCTGATTCCAGGCTGGCCTCAAAGCTGGTATGCGTGGCGAAAAGTGATGCCGCTGTTGGCAGACGCGGGCCGTCGCGTGATCGCTCTCGATCCGCGAGGTATGGGGGACTCCGACAAGCCCGCGTCGGGGTATGACCTCCAGACCGTGGCGGCTGACATACACGGCTTGGTCGAAACCCTGGGCCTTTTGACGGACGGCCCCGTCGACGTGGCGGGGCACGATGTCGGCACCTGGATCGCCTACGCCTATGCCGCCGGATGGCCCCAGGAGGTGAAGCGTCTCGCGGTGTTCGACGCCGCGCTGCCCGGAATTTCTCCGCCACCACCGGTAGGTGTCGCTTCGGAAGAGATGAACATGAAGACCTGGCATTTTCCGTTCAATCGGCTTCCCGATCTGCCTGAAATTCTGTTGCAGGGGCGCGAACGCGAATTCCTTACCTGGTTGTTTCGGGCCAAGGCCGTTCGCTCCTGGGCCATCGATGCGGGCGATCTGGACGAGTATGTGCGCGTCAACGCGGCTCCGGGCGCGGTGCGTGCCGCAATGTCGTACTACCGTCATCAATTCGGCGAGCAGGGGCTGGAGCAAAATCGACAACGCGCGAGACAAAAGCTCGGCGCGCCGGTGCTTGCCTATGGGGCGGAGTCGGGCGTCGGGACAGCGCTGCTCGATACCATGCGCCTCGTGGCCGACGACGTTGAGGGCGGCATATTCGACGAGTGCGGGCATTACATGCCTGAAGAGGCGCCTGACGCTGTATCGCGCGTGTTGCTGAGGTTCTTCGGCGCAGATGCGCCCTCGCCAAGAACGCGCTTGTCGTGA
- a CDS encoding MFS transporter, producing MNLETITLYLGGSTMARQHPAASAHRELSSGLILAMATASALLTANMYYAQPLVGLIGSSFGLSPAGAGLVVTLTQLGYGLGLLLIVPVADILENRRLMLRLIGFCVTSLFAASMARHAGVFLAASLCIGVSSVAVQILFPYASHLASDANRGRIIGVMTSGQMLGIMLARPAASVAAHAASWRLIFVLSGICLLASMVVVWRVLPPRMPQAGVGYRALLRLHGGPRTHDRVSPCR from the coding sequence TTGAATTTGGAAACGATTACACTCTATTTAGGTGGCTCAACCATGGCGAGACAACATCCTGCGGCGTCGGCGCATCGGGAACTGTCTTCGGGACTCATTCTGGCGATGGCGACGGCAAGCGCATTGCTCACGGCGAACATGTACTACGCCCAACCGTTGGTCGGACTGATCGGATCGTCGTTCGGGCTGTCGCCGGCCGGGGCCGGCCTGGTCGTCACGTTGACTCAGCTCGGATACGGATTGGGTTTGCTATTGATCGTTCCTGTAGCCGACATCCTGGAGAACCGTCGCCTGATGCTGCGCCTGATCGGGTTTTGCGTTACCTCGTTATTCGCTGCCTCGATGGCAAGGCATGCCGGCGTGTTTCTGGCCGCATCGTTGTGTATCGGCGTGTCGTCGGTCGCCGTGCAGATCTTGTTTCCTTACGCGTCTCATCTAGCCTCTGACGCGAACCGCGGTCGCATCATCGGCGTCATGACCAGCGGCCAGATGCTCGGCATCATGCTCGCGAGACCGGCTGCGAGTGTGGCTGCTCATGCGGCTTCATGGCGCCTGATCTTCGTGCTCTCCGGTATTTGTCTGCTCGCCTCCATGGTCGTCGTCTGGCGCGTATTGCCGCCGCGGATGCCGCAAGCCGGGGTCGGATATCGCGCATTGCTGCGCCTCCATGGCGGACCTCGCACGCACGACAGGGTTTCGCCATGCCGGTGA
- a CDS encoding aldehyde dehydrogenase family protein has product MTSPVRHLLQAGRLDRFYIDGEWAAPDGSDRIGVISPSTGDAVCEIAVGNARDGERAVFAARKAFAGWLATSPQERAALLDRVHRLMLERAELFAAALSTEMGAPISYARAAHVPLAAEHIRVARDNLAGYPFRTQRGTTAVVREPIGVCALITPWNWPIYQITAKVAPALAAGCAVVLKPSELAPLSALLFAEVIADAGVPAGVFNLVSGTGPEVGTLLASHPQVDMVSITGSTRAGVLVAQAAAPTVKRVAQELGGKSPNIVLPDADLPRAASLGVAAAFRNMGQSCSAPTRMIVPRGVLRQVEALAVAATERMIVGDPFADATTHGPLANRAQFGRVQEMIEAGMDERALLLVGGPGRPAGLSRGFYAQPTIFSEVDTKMRIAQEEIFGPVLAILPYDSVEEAVSIANDTVYGLGAHVQGTDKALLHAVAARIRSGQVHLNYPAWDPQAPFGGYKQSGNGREYGIEGMEEYMEVKSIIGFYD; this is encoded by the coding sequence ATGACTTCACCTGTTCGACATCTGCTGCAAGCTGGACGACTCGACCGGTTTTACATCGACGGCGAGTGGGCCGCTCCCGATGGCAGCGATCGAATCGGCGTTATCTCGCCTTCCACCGGGGACGCAGTCTGCGAGATTGCCGTTGGCAACGCGCGCGACGGCGAGCGGGCAGTGTTCGCCGCGCGTAAGGCTTTCGCAGGTTGGTTGGCAACTTCGCCGCAAGAACGTGCCGCGCTGCTCGACCGCGTTCATAGGCTGATGCTGGAACGCGCTGAACTGTTCGCCGCTGCTTTATCAACGGAAATGGGCGCGCCCATCAGCTATGCGCGCGCCGCACATGTGCCGCTCGCAGCCGAACATATCCGGGTCGCGCGGGACAATCTGGCTGGCTATCCGTTCCGGACGCAAAGGGGGACGACGGCAGTCGTACGCGAGCCGATCGGCGTCTGCGCGCTGATCACGCCCTGGAACTGGCCGATCTATCAGATTACGGCGAAGGTCGCCCCGGCGCTCGCAGCCGGCTGCGCGGTGGTGCTGAAACCCAGTGAGCTCGCGCCGCTGAGCGCCTTGCTGTTTGCTGAAGTCATCGCGGATGCCGGCGTTCCGGCGGGCGTATTCAACCTCGTGAGCGGCACCGGCCCGGAAGTCGGGACGTTGCTGGCGTCACACCCGCAAGTCGATATGGTGTCGATCACCGGCTCGACGCGTGCGGGCGTGCTCGTTGCGCAGGCAGCTGCGCCGACGGTCAAACGCGTGGCGCAGGAACTCGGCGGCAAGTCGCCGAATATCGTGCTGCCCGATGCGGATCTGCCGCGTGCCGCCTCGCTGGGCGTTGCTGCCGCGTTTCGGAACATGGGCCAGTCGTGCAGCGCGCCGACGCGGATGATCGTGCCGCGTGGCGTGTTGCGGCAGGTCGAAGCGTTGGCCGTCGCGGCAACGGAAAGGATGATCGTCGGCGATCCGTTCGCCGACGCGACGACCCACGGTCCGTTGGCCAATCGTGCGCAGTTCGGCAGGGTGCAGGAGATGATCGAAGCGGGCATGGACGAACGGGCGCTGTTGCTCGTGGGTGGACCGGGAAGGCCGGCCGGCCTGAGCCGAGGGTTCTACGCACAGCCGACGATCTTTTCCGAAGTCGATACGAAGATGAGGATTGCTCAGGAGGAGATCTTCGGGCCAGTCCTTGCCATCCTTCCCTACGACTCGGTCGAAGAAGCGGTTTCTATCGCGAACGACACGGTTTATGGGCTCGGCGCCCATGTTCAAGGCACAGACAAGGCACTGTTGCACGCGGTCGCGGCGCGCATTCGTTCGGGCCAGGTGCATCTGAACTACCCGGCTTGGGATCCGCAAGCGCCATTCGGCGGATACAAGCAGTCCGGCAATGGTCGAGAGTACGGGATCGAAGGCATGGAAGAGTACATGGAAGTAAAGTCGATCATCGGGTTCTACGATTGA
- a CDS encoding RidA family protein — translation MDQNEHGTQKPRTTNLDGLATPGGHYSHVSIASGLIFVSGQLPIDSSGRKLANSAFEEQAEQVLANLASALAGAGSEIKKLVQVRVYIDDVGHWTKFNEIYARWAGDARPARAVVPVPALHYGLKIEVEAVAAA, via the coding sequence ATGGACCAGAACGAACACGGTACGCAGAAACCTCGGACAACGAACCTCGACGGCCTGGCAACGCCGGGTGGGCACTACAGTCACGTCTCGATCGCAAGTGGTCTGATCTTTGTGTCGGGCCAACTGCCGATCGACTCGAGCGGACGAAAACTTGCAAATAGCGCTTTCGAAGAACAAGCCGAGCAGGTACTGGCGAATCTGGCTTCGGCACTCGCCGGCGCTGGCAGCGAAATCAAGAAACTGGTCCAGGTCCGCGTTTATATCGACGATGTCGGGCATTGGACGAAATTCAACGAGATCTATGCGCGTTGGGCCGGCGACGCGAGACCAGCTCGGGCGGTCGTGCCGGTTCCTGCGCTGCATTACGGCCTGAAGATCGAAGTCGAAGCGGTTGCAGCAGCGTAG